The following nucleotide sequence is from Citrus sinensis cultivar Valencia sweet orange chromosome 6, DVS_A1.0, whole genome shotgun sequence.
ttaaatgaattatttgtgtaaaacaagtttattgttttcaacacTCCCCCTTAAACTTGTTTTATGACACCAAgtatatttatgaatttgataaaacCTTCTACCTTGAGTGGTTTGGTGAAGATATCAGTTGTTTGATCTTTTGTCATCACGTAGTCAACTTGTATATTCTTTCTCGTGATGCACTCTCTTATATAATGATAGCAAGTGTCAATATGTTTGCTTCAATCATGGAAAATTAGATTCTTGGATAGAGCAATTACTGATTTGTTATCCACACAAATCTTGGTCAGCTCTACTTGTGGCAAACCCAATTCGTTCAGCAAATTTCTAAGTCAAATTGCATGGCAAACACTTGATGTAGCAGCTACGTACTCAGCTTTACAAGTGGAAAGTGTGATATTTGGTTGCTTCTTTGACATCCATGTGAAAGCAGTATCTCGTAAAAAGAACATAAATCCGGTGGTGCTTTTTCAATCATCTACATCTCCACCCCAATCACTATCACTATATCCAACAAGCTTGTAGTAATTAGAAAATGCGTATAACAAGTCGAAATCAATTGTACCTTTGATATAGCGAAGGATTCTTTTTGCAGCCTTAAAATGAGTGATCTTTGGATTCTCCATGTATTGACTCACAAGTCCAACAACATAAAGGATGTCAAGTCTCGTACATGTCAAATAACACAGACTTCTAACAAGGCTTTTGAAAAAAGTTGGATCTACTTCTTCTCCTTCGTCATACTTGGATGGCTTGACTTTGCACTCCATTGGTGTGCTTATTAGATTGCAATCATTCATCTTGAACTTCTTGAGTATCTCCTTTGCATAACTTtcttgagaaatgaaaatgccATCTTCTTGTTTCTTGACTTCAATGCCCAAATAGTATGCCATCAACCTGATGTCTGTCATATCAGATTCTTTCGCCATTACTTCCTTGAACTCTCGAAATAAGCTTAGATTACTTGCAGTAAAGATAAGATCATCCATGTA
It contains:
- the LOC107177376 gene encoding uncharacterized mitochondrial protein AtMg00810-like; amino-acid sequence: MAKESDMTDIRLMAYYLGIEVKKQEDGIFISQESYAKEILKKFKMNDCNLISTPMECKVKPSKYDEGEEVDPTFFKSLVRSLCYLTCTRLDILYVVGLVSQYMENPKITHFKAAKRILRYIKGTIDFDLLYAFSNYYKLVGYSDSDWGGDVDD